The following are from one region of the Erwinia billingiae Eb661 genome:
- a CDS encoding ABC transporter substrate-binding protein — protein sequence MSVKLSAMMVSLAAACASPVFADLPQGYPADYQKLVEAGVKEGKVVIYSTTDTKAAAPLIKGFEATYPGIKVEYNDMNSTELYNRYISEQASGGTSGDVVWSSSMDTGLKLATDYAAEYASPEISKIPKWAVWQQKAYGTTYEPVVFIYNKRLIPQGDVPDSHVALAKLIASQTDKFNKKVTTYDIEKSGLGFMLSVQDSKADANYFKTLADVAKGGMAVQSSTGTMMERVSSGENLIGFNILGSYAEARAKGDPSLGISYPKDYTLVLSRVSFISKEAANANAAKLWLDYVLSEKGQTILASQADIPSLRNDIEGTNDIDGMTKRLGNALKPIPVDESLLEYLQPKKRLEYIKQWREAAAK from the coding sequence ATGTCCGTAAAGTTGAGTGCGATGATGGTTTCCCTGGCAGCAGCCTGTGCTTCTCCGGTGTTCGCCGATCTGCCACAGGGCTATCCGGCGGATTACCAGAAGCTGGTCGAGGCCGGGGTCAAAGAGGGCAAAGTGGTGATCTATTCCACCACCGATACCAAGGCGGCCGCCCCGCTGATCAAAGGGTTTGAGGCCACCTATCCCGGCATCAAAGTCGAATACAACGATATGAACAGCACCGAGCTCTATAACCGCTATATCAGCGAGCAGGCGTCCGGCGGCACCAGCGGGGACGTGGTCTGGAGCTCCTCGATGGATACCGGCCTGAAGCTGGCCACCGACTATGCGGCGGAATATGCCTCGCCGGAAATCAGCAAGATCCCCAAATGGGCGGTCTGGCAGCAAAAAGCCTATGGCACCACCTACGAACCGGTGGTGTTTATCTATAACAAACGGCTGATCCCGCAGGGCGACGTGCCGGATTCCCATGTGGCACTGGCGAAACTGATCGCCAGCCAGACCGACAAATTTAATAAGAAAGTCACCACCTACGACATCGAAAAATCGGGCCTCGGTTTTATGCTTTCCGTGCAGGACAGCAAGGCCGATGCGAACTATTTCAAAACCCTGGCCGACGTGGCGAAAGGCGGGATGGCGGTGCAGTCATCCACCGGCACCATGATGGAAAGGGTCTCGTCTGGCGAAAACCTGATTGGCTTTAACATCCTTGGCTCCTACGCCGAAGCGCGTGCCAAAGGGGATCCGTCGTTAGGCATTTCCTATCCGAAAGATTACACGCTGGTGCTTTCCCGCGTCTCCTTTATCAGCAAGGAAGCGGCGAACGCCAACGCCGCCAAACTCTGGCTGGATTATGTGCTGTCGGAAAAAGGACAAACCATTCTGGCCAGCCAGGCCGACATTCCCTCACTGCGTAACGATATTGAAGGCACCAACGATATCGACGGCATGACCAAACGACTGGGCAACGCGCTGAAGCCGATCCCGGTGGATGAATCGCTGCTGGAATACCTGCAGCCGAAAAAACGCCTTGAGTACATCAAACAGTGGCGCGAAGCCGCGGCGAAATAA
- a CDS encoding amino acid ABC transporter ATP-binding protein, which translates to MRPMILFNQVNKWYGEYQALTDLSAEIQSGEVVVVCGPSGSGKSTLIRTVNRLEPIEQGQILFDGTDIHGTSTRLNQLRTRIGFVFQNFNLFPHVSVLENIMMSPMKVLGVKRSEAKRHAGELLERVGLSHKANAYPAQLSGGQQQRVAIARALAMKPPVMLFDEPTSALDPEMVGEVLNVMRGLAQEGMTMMCVTHEMNFAREVADTIWFMDQGKILEKANPERFFSNPQHERAKRFLSDLRQH; encoded by the coding sequence ATGAGACCCATGATATTGTTCAATCAGGTCAACAAGTGGTACGGCGAGTATCAGGCCCTGACCGATCTGAGTGCAGAAATTCAAAGCGGCGAAGTGGTGGTGGTGTGCGGCCCGTCCGGCTCCGGCAAATCGACGCTGATCCGCACGGTAAACCGCCTGGAGCCGATTGAGCAGGGCCAGATCCTGTTTGACGGCACCGATATTCACGGCACCAGCACCCGGCTGAATCAGCTGCGCACGCGGATTGGTTTTGTCTTTCAGAACTTCAATCTGTTCCCGCACGTTTCGGTGCTGGAGAACATCATGATGTCGCCAATGAAAGTGCTGGGCGTTAAGCGGTCTGAAGCCAAACGCCACGCCGGCGAACTGCTGGAAAGGGTCGGGCTGTCGCATAAGGCCAATGCCTATCCGGCGCAGCTCTCCGGTGGTCAACAGCAGCGGGTGGCGATTGCCCGCGCGCTGGCGATGAAGCCGCCGGTGATGCTGTTCGATGAGCCGACCTCCGCGCTGGATCCCGAAATGGTCGGCGAAGTGCTGAACGTGATGCGCGGCCTGGCGCAGGAGGGCATGACCATGATGTGCGTGACCCACGAGATGAACTTTGCCCGTGAAGTGGCCGACACCATCTGGTTTATGGATCAGGGCAAAATTCTGGAGAAAGCCAACCCGGAGCGCTTCTTCAGCAATCCGCAACACGAGCGCGCGAAGCGTTTCCTCAGCGATTTACGCCAGCACTGA
- a CDS encoding amino acid ABC transporter permease has product MSDFFTILHDNGMLLLMGQYPNGPLGGVLCTLLISVLAVLLAFPIGVLLGLARISPWRWFSWPAACWVYVLRGIPLLMVVFWTYFCVPLLIGHNISGFATMLCTLVIYESAYIAEIVRGGIQALPGGQYEASRALGMSYLKTLRVVILPQALYNALPSLVSQLVSIIKDSTLGYVINVPELTYAANQVNNQLLTKPFQVFAIVAISYYLICFSLTWLANKLEERIARKRRNVTPDAVQTAQVLLLTKTD; this is encoded by the coding sequence ATGTCTGATTTCTTCACCATTCTGCACGATAACGGCATGCTGCTGCTGATGGGCCAGTATCCCAACGGCCCGCTCGGCGGCGTTCTCTGCACCTTATTGATCTCGGTACTGGCGGTGCTGCTGGCTTTCCCGATTGGCGTGTTGCTGGGCCTGGCGCGGATTTCTCCGTGGCGCTGGTTTAGCTGGCCCGCCGCCTGCTGGGTGTACGTGCTGCGCGGCATCCCGCTGTTGATGGTGGTGTTCTGGACCTACTTCTGCGTGCCGTTGCTGATTGGCCATAACATCAGCGGCTTTGCCACCATGCTGTGTACGCTGGTGATTTACGAGAGTGCCTATATCGCTGAAATCGTGCGTGGCGGCATTCAGGCGTTGCCGGGCGGCCAGTATGAAGCCTCCCGCGCGCTGGGGATGAGCTACCTGAAAACCCTGCGGGTGGTGATTTTGCCGCAGGCGCTGTACAACGCGCTGCCCAGCCTGGTCAGCCAGCTGGTGTCGATTATCAAAGACAGCACGCTGGGTTACGTGATTAACGTGCCGGAGCTGACCTATGCGGCCAACCAGGTGAATAACCAGCTGCTGACCAAACCTTTCCAGGTGTTTGCGATTGTGGCCATCAGCTATTACCTGATCTGCTTCAGCCTGACCTGGCTGGCCAACAAACTGGAAGAGCGCATTGCACGCAAACGCCGCAATGTGACGCCCGATGCCGTGCAGACCGCGCAGGTCCTGCTTCTGACCAAGACTGACTGA
- a CDS encoding amino acid ABC transporter permease yields MTLDFSAVLTGQFGQMIVDGTLVTLKLALGSWLLAMALALLLVVIRLTNKRLAVFLVSAYVSYHRNVPTLIQLMMWYFAIPTLLPESVQMWVNDFNAEFLFSMCALGLCQAAYFSEDIRSGLRAIPDGQNEASRALGMSYVRSMRSVILPQAIRNALPSLLNHTVLLFKNTSLAMVIGVAELTYVTRDIENQTFRTFEAYLVASVGYLFFSLLLMAAGALLARRFQRAYAR; encoded by the coding sequence ATGACACTTGATTTCAGTGCCGTTCTGACCGGCCAGTTTGGGCAGATGATCGTCGACGGCACGCTGGTCACCCTCAAGCTGGCGCTGGGGTCGTGGCTGCTGGCAATGGCCCTGGCGTTGCTGCTGGTGGTGATCCGCTTAACCAATAAACGCCTGGCGGTCTTTCTGGTCTCGGCGTATGTCTCCTATCACCGCAACGTGCCGACGCTGATCCAGCTGATGATGTGGTATTTCGCCATCCCGACGCTGCTGCCGGAGTCGGTGCAGATGTGGGTCAATGATTTCAACGCCGAATTCCTGTTCTCAATGTGCGCGCTGGGCCTGTGCCAGGCGGCCTATTTCTCCGAGGATATTCGCAGCGGCCTGCGCGCCATTCCTGACGGGCAAAACGAAGCCTCACGCGCGCTGGGCATGAGTTACGTGCGCTCAATGCGTTCGGTGATCCTGCCGCAGGCGATCCGCAATGCGCTGCCGTCGCTGCTTAACCACACCGTGCTGCTGTTTAAAAATACCAGCCTGGCGATGGTGATTGGCGTGGCCGAACTGACCTACGTCACCCGTGATATCGAGAACCAGACCTTCCGGACCTTCGAAGCCTACCTGGTGGCCTCCGTGGGCTATCTGTTCTTCTCACTGCTGTTGATGGCCGCGGGGGCGTTACTGGCCCGTCGCTTCCAGCGGGCTTACGCGAGGTAA
- a CDS encoding SDR family oxidoreductase: MPFSDYKIALVTGASAGMGEAIVERLCQEGIIVHAVARRAEQLTALAARTGCIPHALDVADLDGITRLCNELEVDILVNNAGVSRPGSILDADEEGIDTQVDVNLRAVLHLCRLLVPGMMKRDRGHVINITSIAAIYNFNGNSIYHATKAGVHALSRQLRVDCYGKRVRVTEICPGRVATEIFGNVMGDQEEARRRFIDGFELPQAKDIADCVAFALSAPVAVNIGNIEITPTLQVPGGLSTMRPGDRAE; encoded by the coding sequence ATGCCATTTTCAGATTATAAGATCGCGCTGGTGACCGGCGCTTCCGCCGGAATGGGTGAAGCCATTGTGGAACGTCTGTGCCAGGAAGGGATTATCGTCCATGCCGTGGCCCGCCGCGCAGAGCAGCTGACGGCGCTGGCGGCCCGCACCGGCTGTATTCCCCACGCGTTAGACGTGGCCGATTTAGACGGCATCACCCGTCTGTGTAACGAGCTGGAAGTGGATATCCTGGTCAATAACGCCGGCGTGTCCCGTCCGGGATCGATTCTGGATGCCGACGAAGAGGGCATTGATACCCAGGTGGACGTCAACCTGCGTGCGGTGCTGCACCTGTGCCGTCTGCTGGTGCCGGGCATGATGAAGCGTGACCGTGGCCATGTGATCAACATTACCTCGATTGCTGCCATCTATAACTTTAACGGCAACTCGATTTACCACGCCACCAAAGCGGGCGTGCATGCCCTGTCGCGTCAGCTGCGGGTTGATTGCTACGGCAAGCGCGTGCGCGTCACCGAAATCTGCCCTGGCCGCGTCGCCACCGAGATCTTCGGCAACGTGATGGGCGATCAGGAAGAAGCGCGCCGCCGCTTTATCGACGGTTTCGAACTGCCGCAGGCGAAGGACATTGCCGACTGCGTTGCCTTTGCGCTGTCGGCTCCGGTCGCCGTCAATATCGGCAACATTGAAATTACGCCAACGCTGCAGGTGCCGGGTGGACTTTCCACCATGCGTCCCGGCGACCGCGCTGAATAA
- a CDS encoding LamB/YcsF family protein has translation MKYLDLNADIGEGYGDYQIADDATLMPLITSANVACGFHAGDAAIMARTVALAKQHGVDLGAHVGFPDLLGFGRRRMQIEPEVMAHYVTYQLGALAAFAAAARYPLTHMSFHGALGNMVSEDEALARTLLQAVKTFDANMIISTMPGNAVDRMAQALALPVVCTFLADRAYESDGLLVSRSKPGAVIHDKDQVRSRVRQLLLDGTVQSIDGVTLPVNASSILVHGDTPESIAMVHTLRELLAELAIPLLSPSRQLRQPSAENPAL, from the coding sequence ATGAAATATCTCGATTTAAATGCCGACATCGGTGAAGGCTACGGCGATTACCAGATTGCCGATGATGCCACGCTGATGCCGTTAATCACCTCCGCCAATGTGGCCTGCGGTTTTCATGCCGGCGACGCGGCGATCATGGCGCGCACGGTGGCGCTGGCGAAACAACACGGGGTGGATTTGGGCGCGCACGTTGGCTTCCCGGACCTGCTGGGCTTTGGCCGCCGCCGGATGCAGATTGAGCCGGAAGTGATGGCCCATTACGTCACCTATCAGCTCGGGGCGCTGGCGGCCTTTGCCGCAGCGGCGCGCTATCCGCTGACGCATATGAGCTTTCACGGCGCGCTCGGCAACATGGTTTCCGAAGACGAGGCGCTGGCGCGAACGCTGCTGCAGGCGGTGAAAACCTTCGATGCCAATATGATCATCAGCACCATGCCGGGCAATGCGGTCGATCGCATGGCGCAGGCGCTAGCGCTGCCGGTGGTCTGTACCTTTCTCGCCGATCGCGCTTACGAAAGCGATGGCCTGCTGGTCAGCCGCAGCAAGCCTGGTGCGGTGATCCACGATAAAGACCAGGTGCGCAGCCGCGTGCGTCAGCTGCTGCTGGACGGCACGGTGCAAAGCATTGATGGCGTCACGCTGCCGGTGAATGCCAGTTCGATTCTGGTTCATGGCGACACGCCGGAATCCATCGCCATGGTGCACACGCTGCGGGAACTGCTGGCCGAGTTAGCCATCCCGCTGCTGTCGCCTTCCCGGCAATTACGTCAGCCCAGCGCGGAGAACCCGGCGTTATAA
- a CDS encoding acetyl-CoA carboxylase biotin carboxyl carrier protein produces the protein MENRTLALRDIRQIAHKMRASGLSSIELTDGHYRLRLKTSPRPVPQPSAAVPAPAATPQKNESLCAPMPGVVLLQHPLADRPYITPGALAEKDALLGLLKVGPVYLPLRSPVKGVVASVAIAQGECVEYGEPIFTLLPAEEAA, from the coding sequence ATGGAAAACAGAACACTAGCACTCCGCGATATCCGTCAGATCGCCCACAAGATGCGGGCGTCTGGCCTCAGCAGCATTGAACTCACCGACGGCCATTATCGCCTGCGGCTGAAAACGTCACCGCGGCCTGTGCCCCAGCCTTCTGCGGCGGTGCCTGCGCCTGCGGCCACGCCACAAAAAAACGAATCCCTGTGCGCGCCGATGCCTGGCGTGGTGCTGTTGCAGCATCCTTTAGCCGATCGGCCTTATATCACGCCCGGCGCGCTGGCGGAAAAAGACGCGCTGCTGGGATTGCTGAAGGTCGGGCCGGTTTATCTGCCGCTGCGCAGCCCGGTAAAGGGCGTGGTGGCGTCGGTGGCGATTGCTCAGGGCGAATGCGTGGAGTACGGCGAGCCAATCTTCACGCTGCTTCCCGCTGAGGAGGCCGCATGA
- the nac gene encoding nitrogen assimilation transcriptional regulator NAC: MNLRRLKYFIKIVDVGSLTQAADILHIAQPALSQQLATLEGEVNQQLLIRTKRGVTPTEAGKTLYVHAQTILRQCEQAQSAIDGSGLALSGSVSVGLAPGTAAQQLALPLMEEVHRQFPGIILYFNENFGTTLSELIMNGRMDMAVIYGNREIHGLRFMPLIKEDLYFVCPHSLAKPAKTVSLADVANAELFLPRIYNIMRKVIDEAFIHQGLAYRVKCEIESQTTLNAALAAGLGCTVMPESAARAMLKASDAWMAKIEQPDIQVSLSFCMSDHLPLSQPAEAVKGILLSLMANRTVDNRPLTLVG, encoded by the coding sequence ATGAATCTCCGTCGGCTGAAGTACTTTATTAAAATTGTCGATGTCGGCAGCCTGACCCAGGCGGCTGACATTCTGCATATTGCTCAACCTGCGCTGAGCCAGCAGCTGGCGACGCTGGAAGGGGAAGTTAATCAGCAGCTGTTGATCCGCACCAAGCGCGGCGTGACGCCTACCGAGGCCGGCAAAACGCTGTATGTCCACGCGCAAACCATTCTGCGGCAGTGCGAGCAGGCACAAAGCGCCATCGACGGTTCCGGCCTGGCGCTCTCCGGCAGCGTGTCGGTGGGCCTGGCGCCGGGCACCGCAGCGCAGCAGCTGGCGTTACCGCTGATGGAAGAGGTGCATCGCCAGTTCCCCGGCATCATTCTCTACTTCAATGAAAATTTCGGCACTACCCTCAGCGAGCTGATCATGAATGGCCGGATGGATATGGCGGTGATCTACGGCAACCGCGAAATTCACGGGCTGCGCTTTATGCCGCTGATTAAGGAAGACCTCTATTTTGTCTGCCCGCACAGCCTGGCAAAACCGGCGAAAACCGTCAGCCTTGCGGACGTCGCTAACGCCGAACTGTTCCTGCCGCGCATTTATAACATCATGCGCAAGGTGATCGATGAGGCCTTTATTCATCAGGGGCTGGCCTACCGCGTGAAGTGTGAAATCGAGTCGCAGACCACGCTGAATGCCGCGCTGGCGGCGGGCCTCGGCTGCACGGTGATGCCGGAATCGGCGGCGCGGGCGATGTTAAAAGCCTCCGATGCGTGGATGGCGAAGATTGAACAGCCGGATATTCAGGTCTCGCTGTCGTTCTGCATGTCCGATCACCTGCCGCTGTCGCAGCCGGCGGAAGCGGTGAAAGGCATTCTGCTGTCGCTGATGGCGAACCGCACGGTGGACAACCGTCCGCTGACGCTGGTGGGGTAA
- a CDS encoding pyridoxal phosphate-dependent aminotransferase, whose product MPDIADRLKNVSVSASVAMTQKARDLAAGGVHVVALSTGEPDFPTPLHAIEAAYAAALGGDTRYPPTDGTPALRTAIQKKFQRDNHLHYALSQILTAGGAKQIIFNAMLATINPGDEVIIPSPSWISYADIVKFAGGTPVPVACPQENGFKPYPADLDAAITDKTKWLLLNYPSNPTGSVATRQELQAIGEVMLRYPQIWIMTDDIYEHLIYDDVTFCTLAEVVPALFDRVLTVNGVSKAYSMTGWRLGFCGGPQALINAMSNVNTQNSGGVTTLTQAAAVAVLEGPQDLLKERAAIYRQRRDYVLERLTAIDGLRCHKPQGAFYLFVNIAAFIGKTTAGGRTISNDADFVLALIEEQHVVTVQGAAYGMSPYFRLSYATSMDVLQDGCDRLAAFCEGMR is encoded by the coding sequence ATGCCTGATATTGCCGACCGTTTAAAGAACGTCTCCGTCTCTGCGTCCGTCGCCATGACCCAGAAAGCCCGCGATCTGGCGGCCGGAGGCGTGCATGTTGTGGCGCTGTCGACCGGCGAGCCTGATTTCCCGACGCCGCTGCACGCCATCGAAGCCGCCTATGCCGCCGCGCTGGGTGGCGATACCCGCTATCCGCCGACCGACGGCACGCCCGCGCTGCGCACCGCCATCCAGAAAAAATTCCAGCGGGATAATCACCTGCACTATGCCCTGAGCCAGATCCTCACCGCCGGTGGCGCCAAGCAGATCATCTTTAACGCCATGCTGGCCACCATCAATCCCGGCGACGAAGTGATCATCCCGTCGCCGTCGTGGATCAGCTACGCCGATATCGTTAAGTTCGCGGGCGGCACGCCGGTGCCGGTGGCCTGTCCGCAGGAGAACGGCTTTAAGCCCTATCCGGCCGATCTGGACGCGGCGATCACCGACAAAACCAAATGGCTGCTGCTCAATTACCCCAGCAACCCGACCGGTTCCGTCGCCACGCGCCAGGAGTTACAGGCAATCGGCGAGGTGATGCTGCGCTATCCGCAGATCTGGATCATGACCGATGATATCTATGAACATCTGATCTACGACGACGTGACCTTCTGTACGCTCGCCGAAGTGGTGCCTGCGCTGTTTGACCGGGTGCTGACGGTGAATGGCGTCTCGAAAGCCTACTCGATGACCGGCTGGCGGCTGGGATTCTGCGGCGGCCCGCAGGCGCTGATTAACGCCATGAGCAACGTCAATACCCAGAACAGCGGCGGCGTCACCACCCTGACCCAGGCGGCGGCGGTGGCGGTGCTGGAAGGCCCGCAGGATCTGCTGAAAGAGCGGGCGGCAATCTACCGCCAGCGCCGTGATTACGTGCTGGAGCGTCTGACCGCCATTGACGGATTACGCTGCCATAAGCCGCAGGGCGCGTTCTATCTGTTCGTCAATATCGCCGCGTTTATCGGCAAAACCACCGCCGGCGGCCGCACCATCAGCAACGATGCCGACTTTGTGCTGGCGTTGATCGAGGAGCAGCATGTGGTCACCGTTCAGGGTGCCGCCTACGGTATGAGCCCCTATTTCCGCCTCTCATATGCCACCAGCATGGACGTGCTGCAGGATGGCTGCGACCGGCTGGCCGCCTTCTGCGAAGGCATGCGTTAA
- a CDS encoding 5-oxoprolinase subunit C family protein produces MIEMIKTGALNTVQDLGRNGYRHIGVSVSGVMDPLALRAGNILLGNDENAACIEVQMFPFRVRFLTDTSIVLTGADCRAQLDGVDLPPWWGCAVRAGQELECRFPRQGARSYLCVAGGIDVPLVMGSRSTALRGNFGGHQGRPLQKGDRLPQGETLSLALPAAGMGIEPPAVAMAHAFPTSASGVVQLRAIPAGEYALFAADHARFWQQSWKVSMQSNRTGYRLAGEPILPDNVVEMRSYGLVPGIVQVPPAGEPIIQLSDANTAGGYPKVAGIIEEDLWRLAQVQPGQFIQLVKSDAQEAIQVAAEIARWLTRLRDSCLPMKRVIGL; encoded by the coding sequence GTGATTGAAATGATTAAAACCGGCGCGCTCAATACCGTGCAGGATCTGGGGCGTAACGGCTACCGCCATATTGGCGTCTCGGTCAGCGGCGTGATGGATCCACTGGCGTTACGGGCCGGCAATATCCTGCTGGGCAATGACGAAAACGCCGCCTGCATTGAGGTGCAGATGTTCCCGTTCCGCGTGCGCTTTCTGACCGATACCAGCATCGTGCTGACCGGCGCAGACTGCCGTGCGCAGCTTGATGGCGTTGACCTGCCGCCGTGGTGGGGATGCGCGGTGCGCGCGGGGCAGGAGCTGGAGTGCCGCTTTCCCCGTCAGGGCGCGCGCAGCTATCTGTGCGTCGCGGGCGGCATTGATGTGCCGCTGGTGATGGGCTCGCGCAGCACCGCGCTGCGTGGCAATTTCGGCGGTCATCAAGGCCGACCGTTGCAGAAGGGCGATCGGCTGCCGCAGGGCGAGACGCTTTCACTGGCGTTGCCGGCCGCCGGAATGGGTATTGAGCCGCCTGCGGTCGCCATGGCGCACGCGTTTCCAACCAGCGCCAGCGGCGTGGTGCAGCTGCGTGCGATTCCGGCCGGAGAATACGCGCTGTTCGCCGCCGATCATGCGCGCTTCTGGCAGCAGAGCTGGAAGGTGTCGATGCAGAGCAACCGCACCGGCTATCGTCTGGCGGGCGAACCGATCCTGCCGGACAACGTGGTGGAAATGCGATCTTACGGGCTGGTGCCGGGCATTGTGCAGGTGCCACCGGCGGGCGAACCGATTATTCAGCTCAGTGATGCCAATACCGCCGGAGGCTATCCGAAAGTGGCCGGGATCATTGAAGAGGATTTGTGGCGTCTGGCGCAGGTTCAGCCCGGCCAGTTTATCCAGCTGGTGAAGAGTGATGCGCAGGAAGCGATTCAGGTGGCCGCAGAGATCGCCCGCTGGCTGACGCGCCTGCGCGATTCCTGCCTGCCGATGAAACGCGTCATCGGGCTGTAA
- the pxpB gene encoding 5-oxoprolinase subunit PxpB — protein sequence MRLREAPSSASFHLHGHGDRVKISTIGSRAWLVEAPGAFDLPAQRRIWSLAASLSDRPDVDSLIPGVTNLLVVFVQTPTDYDATLRMLSELWDKAEAVDPNGKLIEIPVIYGGEHATDLQAICQHTGLTAAEVVRRHANGHYTVFALGSAPGFGYLHGLDPSLATPRKKVPSLHMLKGTVTIGGAQAGVSALTGPNGWNALGFAELNVFDPHAENPALMAPGDSVRFIPARIEL from the coding sequence ATGCGGTTACGTGAGGCGCCTTCGAGCGCCTCTTTTCATCTGCACGGCCATGGCGACCGGGTGAAGATCTCGACCATCGGCAGCCGTGCGTGGCTGGTGGAAGCGCCGGGTGCCTTTGATTTGCCGGCGCAACGGCGGATCTGGTCGCTGGCGGCCTCGCTCAGCGACCGCCCGGACGTTGACTCGCTGATCCCCGGCGTCACCAATCTGCTGGTGGTGTTTGTGCAAACGCCGACCGATTACGACGCCACGCTGCGGATGCTCAGCGAGCTGTGGGACAAGGCCGAAGCGGTGGATCCTAACGGCAAGCTGATCGAAATCCCGGTGATTTACGGCGGCGAACATGCCACCGATCTTCAGGCTATCTGCCAGCACACCGGCTTAACGGCGGCGGAAGTGGTGCGGCGTCATGCCAACGGCCATTACACGGTATTTGCGCTGGGCAGCGCGCCGGGCTTTGGCTATCTGCACGGCCTCGATCCCTCGCTGGCCACGCCACGAAAAAAAGTCCCCTCGCTGCATATGCTGAAAGGCACGGTGACCATCGGCGGCGCGCAGGCGGGCGTCTCCGCGCTGACCGGGCCGAACGGCTGGAACGCGCTGGGGTTTGCGGAGCTTAACGTCTTCGATCCCCATGCAGAAAATCCTGCGTTAATGGCACCGGGCGACAGCGTGCGCTTTATCCCTGCGAGGATTGAACTGTGA
- a CDS encoding ABC transporter substrate-binding protein, with translation MKLKLLSCSVLALPLMMAFSSAKADALSDIQARGQLNCAVYSDVPPFSSPDPKTRQLVGMDVDLCTALAQQMGLKLNLMPTSIEARIAVIATGRADVLIANLAYTKTRGKQIQFSDPYYVAKEMLVVKKPDVDKTKADFKGKRISATKGTTSEQSIHLAGAKAVTFQDAASAFLALEQNKAVGFVTNTMTGIKMITQAGKDGIELGMIKEPMALEPIGIGMKQGEPALLTKVNTSLKAMDDDGTIDKIWDKWIGPNTDYKMVREEKVQPLSSLKFEPLE, from the coding sequence ATGAAACTGAAGCTACTGTCTTGTTCCGTACTTGCACTGCCATTAATGATGGCGTTTTCTTCCGCTAAGGCCGATGCCCTGTCCGATATCCAGGCGCGCGGTCAGCTGAACTGTGCCGTTTACTCAGACGTTCCTCCGTTTTCATCACCGGACCCGAAAACCCGCCAGCTGGTGGGAATGGATGTTGACCTTTGTACCGCGCTGGCACAGCAGATGGGGCTAAAGCTCAACCTGATGCCGACCTCGATTGAAGCCCGTATCGCGGTGATTGCCACCGGCCGTGCCGATGTGTTGATTGCCAACCTGGCGTACACCAAAACGCGCGGCAAGCAGATCCAGTTCAGCGACCCGTACTACGTGGCGAAAGAGATGCTGGTGGTGAAAAAGCCGGACGTCGACAAAACCAAAGCCGACTTTAAAGGTAAGCGCATCAGTGCCACCAAAGGCACCACTTCCGAGCAGTCAATCCATCTGGCGGGCGCCAAAGCGGTAACCTTCCAGGATGCGGCCTCGGCGTTCCTCGCGCTGGAGCAGAATAAAGCCGTTGGCTTTGTCACCAACACCATGACCGGCATCAAGATGATTACCCAGGCCGGCAAAGACGGCATCGAGCTGGGGATGATCAAAGAGCCAATGGCGCTGGAGCCGATTGGCATTGGCATGAAGCAGGGCGAGCCCGCGCTGCTGACCAAAGTGAATACCAGCCTGAAAGCGATGGACGATGACGGCACCATCGACAAAATCTGGGACAAATGGATTGGCCCCAACACCGACTACAAAATGGTGCGCGAAGAGAAGGTGCAGCCGCTGTCCAGCCTGAAATTCGAACCTCTGGAATAA